From a single Veillonellales bacterium genomic region:
- the rsgA gene encoding ribosome small subunit-dependent GTPase A produces MLHGVVIKTYNSYYYVQTADKIAMCTLRGRFKKERFSLLVGDEVQYDMLGNDKGVIEQILPRRSMLKRPMVANVDQVILTFAAVQPKINPALMDRFLILADLSALVTILCINKMDLADSAELSPIIELYRSIGYKVITLSAKYGSGILDLRKLLCDRITAFAGPSGVGKSTILNTIEPGLQLVTGAVSDKIGRGRHTTRFAELLPLTGGGFVVDTPGFSLTECNDIPESQLMYCFHEIAAFAPKCRFKSCLHFKEPQCAVKQAVADGKISKQRYQSYLEALTEIRENKKGF; encoded by the coding sequence TTGTTGCATGGTGTAGTAATCAAAACATACAATAGCTACTATTATGTACAAACCGCCGATAAAATTGCAATGTGTACATTGCGCGGCCGCTTTAAAAAAGAACGTTTTTCACTCTTGGTCGGCGATGAAGTGCAGTATGACATGCTGGGAAATGATAAAGGCGTAATTGAGCAAATACTGCCGAGGCGCAGTATGCTCAAACGTCCTATGGTGGCAAATGTCGATCAGGTGATTCTTACCTTTGCCGCGGTTCAGCCGAAAATCAACCCCGCGCTGATGGATCGCTTTCTCATCTTAGCCGATCTTTCTGCTTTGGTTACGATTCTCTGTATCAATAAAATGGATTTGGCGGATAGTGCTGAGCTAAGCCCCATAATTGAATTATATCGTTCCATCGGCTATAAGGTGATCACATTATCGGCTAAATATGGCAGTGGGATTCTTGACTTACGAAAATTATTGTGTGATCGGATCACCGCCTTTGCCGGACCGTCGGGAGTTGGTAAATCCACCATTTTGAATACGATTGAACCCGGCCTCCAATTGGTTACCGGAGCAGTTAGTGATAAAATCGGCCGGGGCAGACATACTACCCGTTTTGCCGAATTATTACCGCTTACCGGCGGCGGTTTTGTCGTAGACACACCCGGATTTAGTTTAACTGAATGTAACGATATCCCCGAATCTCAGTTGATGTACTGTTTTCATGAAATTGCGGCATTTGCACCGAAATGCAGGTTCAAATCCTGTCTGCATTTTAAAGAGCCCCAATGTGCAGTGAAACAAGCCGTCGCAGATGGAAAAATCAGCAAGCAGCGTTATCAATCTTATCTGGAAGCGCTAACTGAAATTAGAGAAAATAAAAAGGGGTTTTAA